In one window of Lynx canadensis isolate LIC74 chromosome A3, mLynCan4.pri.v2, whole genome shotgun sequence DNA:
- the TMEM150A gene encoding transmembrane protein 150A isoform X2 has product MTAWILLPVSLSAFSITGLWTVYAMAVMNRHACPVENWSYNESCSPDPAEQGGPKTCCTLDDVPLISKCGTYPPESCLFSLIGNMGAFMVALICLLRYGQLLEQSRHSWVNTTTLITGCTNAAGLVVVGNFQVDHAKSLHYIGTGVAFSAGLLFVCLHCALCYHGATAPQDLAMAYVRIVLAAIAFVTLILSAVFFMHESSQLQHGAALCEWVFVIDILIFYGTFSYEFGAVSSETLVAALQPAPGRAAKSSGSGRTSTHLTCAPESIAMI; this is encoded by the exons ATGACCGCCTGGATCCTCCTTCCTGTCAGCTTGTCAGCATTCTCTATCACTGGCCTATGGACTGT GTATGCCATGGCCGTGATGAACCGCCACGCATGCCCTGTGGAGAACTG GTCCTACAACGAGTCCTGCTCTCCTGACCCCGCTGAACAAGGGGGCCCCAAGACTTGCTGCACCCTGGATGATGTCCCCCTCATCAG caaGTGTGGCACATATCCCCCAGAGAGCTGCCTCTTCAGCCTCATTGGCAACATGGGTGCTTTCATGG TGGCTCTGATCTGCCTGCTGCGCTACGGGCAGCTCCTGGAGCAGAGTCGTCATTCCTGGGTCAACACCACAACACTCATCACAGGCTGCACCAACGCTGCGGGCCTTGTGGTGGTCGGCAACTTCCAG GTGGATCATGCTAAGTCTCTGCACTACATCGGAACTGGTGTGGCCTTCTCCGCCGGGCTGCTCTTTGTCTGCCTGCACTGTGCCCTCTGCTACCATGGGGCCACCGCCCCCCAGGACCTGGCTATGGCCTACGTGCGGATTGTGCTGGCAGCCATCGCCTTTGTCACCCTGATCCTCA GTGCGGTCTTCTTTATGCACGAGAGCTCTCAGCTGCAGCATGGGGCAGCCCTGTGCGAGTGGGTGTTTGTCATTGATATCCTCATTTTCTACGGCACTTTCAGCTATGAGTTCGGAGCAGTGTCGTCAGAGACGCTGGTGGCTGCGCTGCAGCCTGCCCCTGGCCGGGCCGCCAAGTCCTCTGGGAGCGGTCGCACCTCCACTCACCTCACCTGTGCCCCCGAAAGCATCGCCATGATCTGA
- the TMEM150A gene encoding transmembrane protein 150A isoform X3 has product MTAWILLPVSLSAFSITGLWTVSYNESCSPDPAEQGGPKTCCTLDDVPLIRQGNRLLCHPSRSHSYKCGTYPPESCLFSLIGNMGAFMVALICLLRYGQLLEQSRHSWVNTTTLITGCTNAAGLVVVGNFQVDHAKSLHYIGTGVAFSAGLLFVCLHCALCYHGATAPQDLAMAYVRIVLAAIAFVTLILSAVFFMHESSQLQHGAALCEWVFVIDILIFYGTFSYEFGAVSSETLVAALQPAPGRAAKSSGSGRTSTHLTCAPESIAMI; this is encoded by the exons ATGACCGCCTGGATCCTCCTTCCTGTCAGCTTGTCAGCATTCTCTATCACTGGCCTATGGACTGT GTCCTACAACGAGTCCTGCTCTCCTGACCCCGCTGAACAAGGGGGCCCCAAGACTTGCTGCACCCTGGATGATGTCCCCCTCATCAG GCAAGGAAACAGACTGTTATGTCATCcgtccaggtcacacagcta caaGTGTGGCACATATCCCCCAGAGAGCTGCCTCTTCAGCCTCATTGGCAACATGGGTGCTTTCATGG TGGCTCTGATCTGCCTGCTGCGCTACGGGCAGCTCCTGGAGCAGAGTCGTCATTCCTGGGTCAACACCACAACACTCATCACAGGCTGCACCAACGCTGCGGGCCTTGTGGTGGTCGGCAACTTCCAG GTGGATCATGCTAAGTCTCTGCACTACATCGGAACTGGTGTGGCCTTCTCCGCCGGGCTGCTCTTTGTCTGCCTGCACTGTGCCCTCTGCTACCATGGGGCCACCGCCCCCCAGGACCTGGCTATGGCCTACGTGCGGATTGTGCTGGCAGCCATCGCCTTTGTCACCCTGATCCTCA GTGCGGTCTTCTTTATGCACGAGAGCTCTCAGCTGCAGCATGGGGCAGCCCTGTGCGAGTGGGTGTTTGTCATTGATATCCTCATTTTCTACGGCACTTTCAGCTATGAGTTCGGAGCAGTGTCGTCAGAGACGCTGGTGGCTGCGCTGCAGCCTGCCCCTGGCCGGGCCGCCAAGTCCTCTGGGAGCGGTCGCACCTCCACTCACCTCACCTGTGCCCCCGAAAGCATCGCCATGATCTGA
- the TMEM150A gene encoding transmembrane protein 150A isoform X1, whose amino-acid sequence MTAWILLPVSLSAFSITGLWTVYAMAVMNRHACPVENWSYNESCSPDPAEQGGPKTCCTLDDVPLIRQGNRLLCHPSRSHSYKCGTYPPESCLFSLIGNMGAFMVALICLLRYGQLLEQSRHSWVNTTTLITGCTNAAGLVVVGNFQVDHAKSLHYIGTGVAFSAGLLFVCLHCALCYHGATAPQDLAMAYVRIVLAAIAFVTLILSAVFFMHESSQLQHGAALCEWVFVIDILIFYGTFSYEFGAVSSETLVAALQPAPGRAAKSSGSGRTSTHLTCAPESIAMI is encoded by the exons ATGACCGCCTGGATCCTCCTTCCTGTCAGCTTGTCAGCATTCTCTATCACTGGCCTATGGACTGT GTATGCCATGGCCGTGATGAACCGCCACGCATGCCCTGTGGAGAACTG GTCCTACAACGAGTCCTGCTCTCCTGACCCCGCTGAACAAGGGGGCCCCAAGACTTGCTGCACCCTGGATGATGTCCCCCTCATCAG GCAAGGAAACAGACTGTTATGTCATCcgtccaggtcacacagcta caaGTGTGGCACATATCCCCCAGAGAGCTGCCTCTTCAGCCTCATTGGCAACATGGGTGCTTTCATGG TGGCTCTGATCTGCCTGCTGCGCTACGGGCAGCTCCTGGAGCAGAGTCGTCATTCCTGGGTCAACACCACAACACTCATCACAGGCTGCACCAACGCTGCGGGCCTTGTGGTGGTCGGCAACTTCCAG GTGGATCATGCTAAGTCTCTGCACTACATCGGAACTGGTGTGGCCTTCTCCGCCGGGCTGCTCTTTGTCTGCCTGCACTGTGCCCTCTGCTACCATGGGGCCACCGCCCCCCAGGACCTGGCTATGGCCTACGTGCGGATTGTGCTGGCAGCCATCGCCTTTGTCACCCTGATCCTCA GTGCGGTCTTCTTTATGCACGAGAGCTCTCAGCTGCAGCATGGGGCAGCCCTGTGCGAGTGGGTGTTTGTCATTGATATCCTCATTTTCTACGGCACTTTCAGCTATGAGTTCGGAGCAGTGTCGTCAGAGACGCTGGTGGCTGCGCTGCAGCCTGCCCCTGGCCGGGCCGCCAAGTCCTCTGGGAGCGGTCGCACCTCCACTCACCTCACCTGTGCCCCCGAAAGCATCGCCATGATCTGA
- the CA3H2orf68 gene encoding UPF0561 protein C2orf68 homolog: protein MESTPDPGPGLCCKPGGRLDMSHGFVHHIRRNQLARDDYDKKVKQAAKEKARRRHTPAPTRPRKPDLQVYLPRHRDGSTHPSNPDCEESGESSSSGSSEPEPSGHQLFCLEYEADSGEVTSVIVYQDDDPGRVSEEVSAHTPLDPPLREALKLRIQEEIAKRQSRH, encoded by the exons ATGGAATCGACGCCGGATCCCGGGCCGGGACTCTGCTGCAAGCCGGGCGGGCGTCTGGACATGAGCCACGGCTTCGTGCACCACATCCGACGGAACCAACTCGCCCG GGACGACTATGACAAGAAGGTGAAACAAGCAGCCAAGGAGAAGGCGAGGAGGCGGCACACGCCGGCGCCGACGCGGCCCCGAAAGCCCGACCTGCAGGTGTACCTGCCGCGACACCGAG ATGGCTCTACCCACCCAAGCAATCCAGACTGTGAGGAATCCGGTGAAAGCAGCAGTAGTGGCAGCTCCGAGCCAGAGCCTTCTGGCCATCAGCTCTTCTGTTTAGAATATGAGGCAGACAGCGGAGAGGTCACCTCAGTTATCGTGTATCAG GACGATGATCCAGGAAGGGTGAGTGAGGAGGTGTCAGCACACACGCCTCTGGACCCACCCCTGCGAGAGGCCCTCAAGTTGCGCATCCAGGAGGAGATTGCAAAGCGCCAGAGCCGACATTGA